In the Podospora pseudocomata strain CBS 415.72m chromosome 5, whole genome shotgun sequence genome, one interval contains:
- the naa30 gene encoding N-alpha-acetyltransferase 30 (EggNog:ENOG503P3XV; BUSCO:EOG092645LS; COG:S), with product MEQSSRVEQLPRELKYIQYEHRLEIQYLPAIRALISKDLSEPYSIYVYRYFLYQWGHLCYLAIDPEDSSLVGVIICKLEAHASHSPPTLRGYIAMLAVSSAYRGHGVATTLVKMAIDSMKSRNADEVVLETEETNIPAMRLYERLGFLRSKKLHRYYLNGNSAYRLVLLLRPVDPDSAADLALDDADIYR from the exons ATGGAGCAGAGCTCGCGCGTCGAACAACTCCCACGGGAACTGAAGTACATACAATATGAGCATCGTCTCGAGATTCAATATCTACCTGCAATCCGCGCCTTGATCTCCAAGGACCTCAGCGAGCCCTACAGCATCTATGTCTACCGCTACTTTCTCTACCAATGGGGCCATCTGTGTTACCTT GCTATCGACCCTGAAGACTCCTCCCTAGTTGGCGTCATAATCTGCAAGCTCGAAGCCCATGCCTCCCATTCGCCCCCCACATTGCGGGGATATATCGCTATGCTCGCCGTGTCATCTGCCTACCGCGGACATGGCGTGGCAACGACACTGGTCAAGATGGCCATCGACTCTATGAAGAGCCGCAATGCCGACGAGGTGGTTCTTGAGACAGAAGAGACAAATATTCCCGCAATGAGGCTATATGAGCGGTTGGGCTTCCTGAGATCCAAGAAACTCCATCGCTACTACCTAAACGGCAATAGCGCATACAGGCTGGTCCTTTTGTTGAGGCCAGTTGATCCGGACTCGGCGGCTGATCTGGCGTTGGACGATGCTGATATTTATCGATGA
- a CDS encoding hypothetical protein (EggNog:ENOG503P4CJ; COG:S) has protein sequence MDDSDDSDFYGSPKTVSRLKSRVAAYNTPSYWSSQEARTKLITSRITPSESTSQSPPASGRLHNAYANIPHAAYQLTESIPQFLARLPPATTNCRFGLEWIFIANPYLPPRPPSDHDRFMRAGHERLDLFKSFIDKTTAAYPNSPLVAKRHIAVARKETIEDLKQLAVECRETSGKWMLFPDVAFVNDTWEKVARAVANHQLGTAAKVATRMPAGYDDGHAEKKERLICVYTEDFMDKDDVARVLRRMKELELVKQGPGARQIYYKAGASGRLTVSRA, from the exons ATGGATGACTCCGACGATTCGGACTTCTACG GCTCCCCCAAAACCGTCTCCAGGCTCAAGTCCCGAGTTGCCGCCTACAACACACCTTCTTACTGGTCCTCCCAAGAAGCACGCACCAAACTCATCACCTCCCGGATCACCCCTTCGGAATCCACCTCCCAGTCCCCTCCAGCCTCAGGACGCCTTCACAACGCCTACGCCAATATCCCCCACGCCGCCTACCAACTCACAGAATCCATCCCCCAGTTCCTCGCCCGCCTACCCCCAGCCACAACCAACTGCCGCTTTGGCCTAGAATGGATCTTCATCGCCAACCcctacctccctccccgtcccccctcCGACCACGACCGCTTTATGAGAGCCGGCCATGAACGTCTTGACCTGTTCAAATCCTTCATTGACAAGACCACCGCTGCCTACCCAAACTCTCCCCTGGTCGCCAAACGACACATTGCCGTGGCCAGAAAGGAGACAATAGAGGACCTAAAACAGCTAGCGGTGGAGTGCCGCGAGACTTCTGGGAAATGGATGCTGTTCCCGGACGTAGCGTTCGTTAATGATACGTGGGAGAAGGTTGCCAGGGCGGTGGCGAATCATCAGTTGGGGACTGCGGCCAAGGTGGCGACGAGGATGCCTGCGGggtatgatgatgggcacgctgagaagaaagagagacTGATATGCGTCTATACTGAGGATTTTATGGATAAGGATGATGTGGCGAgagtgttgaggaggatgaaagAGCTGGAGTTGGTGAAGCAGGGCCCGGGAGCGAGGCAGATCTACTACAAGGCTGGTGCGTCGGGGCGGTTGACGGTCTCTCGAGCATGA
- a CDS encoding hypothetical protein (EggNog:ENOG503P1YJ; COG:E), with amino-acid sequence MEEDSGKLINSVWARELDLPPSCVEFCPAHPSYFLVGTYNLQKDEVDAHTPEQDAGDDDNKDDAKSQAAKPKKAQSRNGSILVFQLQDDNNIVPIQTEPQPSALLDLHFNPIEGFWDICATVSSTATLAIFKLSPGPEDDKPLKHLNTMDISSLSGGDISASDGSEILFLSVCWHPSRADMLAVTTNTGHVYLVHLPAWDKGWKLLPEPATTHTLEAWTVNLSPYFGPTDSPEEVSFRIFSGGDDSKLRFGTVIWSPSDDHLTETISAVEARGHDAGVTAILPLFVLEDGSELLVTGSYDENIRLFSLAPYGRPKNLVEMGLGGGVWRLKLINLDKTPSPTYNWRARILASCMHAGSRVVDVLQTVDGEHHVRVLGRFEEHKSMNYGSDFHPQRKDSLTVVSTSFYDRLLCLWQLDIA; translated from the exons ATGGAAGAAGATTCGGGCAAGCTGATCAATTCAGTTTGGGCACGGGAGTTGGATCTTCCACCAAGTTGTGTTGAGTTCTGCCCAGCTCACCCGTCTTACTTTCTGGTCGGGACCTACAATCTACAGAAAGACGAAGTTGATGCGCACACGCCAGAGCAAGacgccggtgatgatgacaacaaaGACGACGCGAAGTCACAGGCTGCTAAGCCAAAGAAAGCTCAAAGTCGAAATGGAagcatcctcgtcttccaaTTACAGGACGATAACAACAT AGTTCCTATTCAAACTGAGCCTCAGCCATCTGCTTTGCTGGATCTTCATTTCAACCCGATTGAGGGATTTTGGGACATTTGCGCAACGGTCTCAAGTACGGCTACCCTTGccatcttcaagctctcgCCCGGTCCTGAAGATGACAAGCCTTTAAAGCACCTAAACACGATGGACATTTCATCGTTGTCAGGAGGGGATATTTCTGCTTCGGATGGGTCGGAAATATTGTTTCTATCTGTTTGCTGGCACCCATCCCGAGCAGATATGCTGGCGGTTACCACTAATACCGGCCATGTCTACTTGGTGCATCTGCCAGCTTGGGACAAGGGCTGGAAACTTCTGCCAGAGCCGGCGACCACTCACACATTGGAGGCCTGGACGGTGAACCTATCGCCTTATTTCGGGCCCACTGACTCGCCAGAAGAAGTATCGTTCAGAATATTCTCGGGGGGTGATGACTCCAAACTGCGTTTTGGAACAGTTATCTGGAGTCCCTCAGACGATCATCTCACTGAGACTATTTCTGCTGTCGAGGCCAGGGGTCATGATGCTGGAGTAACAGCAATCTTGCCTCTCTTTGTCCTAGAAGATGGATCGGAGCTGCTTGTCACAGGGAGTTATGATGAGAATATCAGACTCTTTTCACTGGCTCCATATGGGAGGCCCAAAAACCTCGTCGAGATGGGACTTGGGGGAGGTGTGTGGAGGCTGAAATTAATCAATCTTGACAAGACACCGAGCCCGACCTACAACTGGAGGGCACGGATATTGGCATCATGCATGCATGCCGgctcgagggtggtggatgttctGCAAACCGTGGATGGAGAGCACCATGTTCGAGTTCTTGGCCGGTTTGAGGAACACAAGAGCATGAACTATGGAAGCGACTTTCATCCCCAGAGAAAAGACAGCTTGACAGTTGTGTCGACTAGTTTCTACGATAGGCTCCTCTGTTTGTGGCAACTAGATATAGCATGA